A single window of Pontibacillus chungwhensis DNA harbors:
- a CDS encoding amidohydrolase — MAELWYGGTIYTMEQEGEQVEAVVTKNGRIQMAGSLEEVMAVWKGAIDQEHHLQGQVMYPGFVDSHLHIIGHGERLLRLDLSFMTSPEEVKEALSSHASQLPHGQWLIGEGWNENQWADPRIIHKSELDEISTEHPIMLTRVCRHALLANSKAMELAGVTEDTEDPQGGKIVRDEHGLTTGYFLDAAQDPIKDAMPEYTQSYLEKAISVSIEDLTRNGIVGGHSEDLNYYGGFRKTYDAFLNSIGPKHTKFRAHLLVHHEVLDDMLADGLTYKSGTEFVELGAVKIFSDGAIGGRTALLSESYEDDKGNRGMAIHEEKQLAQIVKKARKHDLPVAVHAIGDEAVAMITRILNGVPDAPHRDRIIHAQFMRDELYDQVSSTNAIVDIQPTFVSSDFPWVLDRIGEHRLQNAYPWKKLLQSGIPCAGGSDAPIEEINPLLAIQAAVTRKSIHDQKAYGIEQCLTMFEAISLYTKGSAYTIHEEGKRGLIKEGYDADFTIFDRDLFALHPDRLLEANVTRTVVDGTVVYQR; from the coding sequence ATGGCAGAGTTATGGTATGGTGGAACGATTTATACAATGGAGCAAGAAGGGGAACAAGTAGAAGCGGTTGTCACCAAGAATGGTCGTATCCAAATGGCCGGTTCTCTTGAAGAGGTGATGGCTGTGTGGAAAGGTGCAATTGATCAAGAGCATCATCTTCAAGGCCAGGTAATGTATCCAGGATTTGTGGATAGCCATTTGCATATTATCGGTCACGGCGAGCGTTTACTTCGCTTAGATTTATCCTTTATGACATCTCCTGAAGAAGTGAAAGAAGCGTTATCTTCCCATGCTTCGCAGTTGCCACATGGTCAGTGGCTAATTGGAGAAGGATGGAACGAGAATCAGTGGGCAGACCCCCGTATTATACATAAATCAGAATTAGACGAAATTTCAACAGAACATCCGATCATGTTAACACGTGTCTGCCGCCATGCTCTTTTGGCTAACTCAAAAGCCATGGAACTAGCAGGTGTCACTGAAGATACGGAAGATCCACAAGGTGGAAAAATTGTTAGGGATGAGCATGGTTTGACAACGGGTTATTTTCTTGATGCAGCTCAGGACCCAATTAAAGATGCTATGCCTGAATACACCCAAAGTTATTTAGAAAAAGCTATTTCGGTGTCGATAGAAGATTTAACACGTAATGGTATTGTAGGCGGTCATAGTGAAGATCTAAATTACTACGGTGGTTTCAGAAAAACATATGATGCTTTTTTGAATAGTATCGGGCCAAAACATACTAAATTTAGAGCACACCTTCTCGTCCATCATGAAGTCTTAGATGATATGTTGGCAGATGGTTTGACTTATAAGAGTGGAACGGAGTTCGTCGAGCTTGGAGCTGTGAAGATCTTCTCAGATGGAGCGATAGGGGGGCGAACCGCTTTGTTGTCAGAAAGCTATGAAGATGATAAAGGGAATAGGGGAATGGCGATTCATGAAGAAAAGCAGTTAGCCCAGATCGTGAAAAAAGCTCGGAAGCATGATCTTCCTGTAGCGGTCCACGCTATTGGAGATGAGGCGGTAGCTATGATAACACGAATTTTAAATGGCGTACCGGATGCTCCCCATCGAGACCGCATTATTCATGCTCAATTCATGAGAGATGAACTTTATGATCAAGTGAGCTCGACGAATGCCATTGTGGATATTCAACCTACTTTTGTTTCGTCAGACTTTCCATGGGTGCTTGATCGTATTGGAGAACACCGCCTACAAAACGCTTATCCATGGAAGAAGTTGCTCCAAAGTGGCATTCCTTGTGCTGGGGGTTCAGATGCGCCTATAGAAGAGATTAACCCCCTTCTTGCGATTCAGGCAGCGGTTACGCGTAAATCAATCCATGACCAAAAAGCATACGGTATTGAGCAGTGTCTTACTATGTTTGAAGCTATTTCTCTTTATACAAAGGGGAGTGCTTATACGATTCATGAGGAAGGGAAGCGTGGGTTGATAAAAGAAGGTTATGATGCGGATTTCACCATTTTTGATCGCGATCTCTTTGCTCTCCATCCTGATCGTCTCCTAGAAGCAAATGTAACAAGAACAGTGGTTGATGGTACAGTTGTATATCAACGGTAA
- a CDS encoding alpha/beta-type small acid-soluble spore protein translates to MAYNNSNELVVPGVQQALDQMKYEIAQEFGVQLGPDSTSRQNGSVGGEITKRLVQMAEQQYNGGQQ, encoded by the coding sequence ATGGCATATAACAACTCAAACGAACTTGTAGTACCTGGTGTACAACAAGCTCTAGACCAAATGAAATATGAAATCGCTCAAGAATTTGGCGTACAGCTTGGTCCTGACTCTACATCCCGTCAAAACGGATCTGTAGGTGGAGAGATCACAAAACGTCTAGTTCAAATGGCTGAACAGCAGTACAACGGTGGCCAACAATAA
- the thiI gene encoding tRNA uracil 4-sulfurtransferase ThiI: MHYDHILIRYGEMSLKGKNLKHFVAKLYENVKAKLHDYDAITIKRNRNRMYILLNGEDPEPILERCKDVFGIQSFSLAIKVDNEEEQMKEAAIYALTHAENAKTFKITVRRVDKDFPIDSQAMNRVLGGYVLSNTEGYTVDVHNPDVEINVEIRKDGTYITSEKILGAGGLPVGTTGKSLLLLSGGIDSPVAGYLSMKRGVEIEAIHFHSPPYTSERAKQKVLDLAKQLTRYGHKIKVHIVPFTKLQQTIHREIPEGYGMTVMRRVMLQVSERVAEERGILSFTTGESLGQVASQTMESMNTINEVTNYPIIRPLVSMDKLEIIDISKRIDMYDISIRPFEDCCTVFVPSAPKTRPTREKVLQYEERVDFTDEIEETLAGIETVEFEESQTEEEDEFSDLL, encoded by the coding sequence ATGCATTATGATCATATATTAATCCGCTACGGGGAAATGTCCCTGAAAGGGAAGAACTTAAAACACTTCGTAGCCAAGTTGTATGAAAATGTAAAAGCGAAGTTGCACGACTATGACGCAATTACAATTAAACGAAATCGGAATCGTATGTACATCTTGCTAAATGGGGAAGATCCTGAGCCTATCTTAGAAAGATGTAAAGATGTTTTCGGTATTCAGTCGTTTAGCTTAGCAATTAAAGTGGACAATGAAGAAGAACAGATGAAAGAAGCTGCGATTTATGCCTTGACGCATGCGGAAAACGCCAAGACGTTCAAGATTACTGTACGCCGCGTAGACAAAGATTTCCCTATAGATTCCCAAGCTATGAATCGGGTTCTTGGCGGTTATGTGCTTTCAAATACAGAAGGATATACTGTAGATGTGCATAATCCTGATGTGGAAATTAATGTAGAGATCCGTAAAGACGGAACCTATATTACCTCAGAGAAAATACTTGGGGCAGGAGGACTTCCGGTAGGTACAACGGGAAAAAGCCTTCTTCTTCTATCAGGTGGTATTGACAGTCCTGTAGCAGGATATCTGTCAATGAAACGTGGTGTTGAAATTGAGGCGATTCACTTCCATTCTCCTCCTTATACAAGTGAGCGTGCGAAGCAGAAGGTACTTGATTTAGCTAAGCAATTGACTCGTTATGGCCATAAAATTAAAGTCCATATTGTTCCATTTACTAAGTTGCAGCAAACCATTCACCGTGAAATACCAGAAGGATATGGCATGACCGTTATGCGTCGTGTCATGCTTCAAGTGAGTGAACGCGTTGCAGAGGAAAGGGGAATTCTTTCCTTTACGACGGGTGAAAGTCTTGGTCAGGTTGCCAGTCAAACGATGGAAAGCATGAACACGATTAACGAGGTCACCAATTACCCGATTATTCGTCCGCTTGTTTCAATGGATAAACTAGAAATTATTGATATTTCTAAGCGAATTGATATGTATGATATCTCGATTCGTCCTTTTGAAGATTGCTGTACAGTATTCGTGCCGAGTGCACCTAAAACGAGACCAACTCGTGAGAAAGTGCTGCAATATGAAGAGCGTGTTGATTTCACCGATGAAATTGAAGAAACGCTTGCAGGAATTGAAACAGTTGAATTTGAAGAGAGTCAAACAGAAGAAGAGGACGAATTTTCTGATTTGCTCTAA
- a CDS encoding cysteine desulfurase family protein, which translates to MIYFDNSATTKPYPEVLNSFQQVSERYYGNPSSIHAFGSEAERLLQQSKKQASGLLGIHADEVVFTSGGTEGNNMAIKGIALQHQNRGKHIITTTIEHPSVLEACRSLESLGFEVTYLPVNGAGRISVEDVQAAIREDTILISVMHVNNELGTIQPIEEIANVARQHPKLYFHVDYVQGLGKIDLDLSRIDLCTMSSHKVHGLKGTGILYVKRNTSLFPLLHGGSQEASYRAGTENLPGIVSMVKALRMTKENQKQKGKHLRELHQQLYEEISKFDEVVMNTPSESAPHIVNFSVPGFKPEVVIHALGERGIYISTKSACSSKHADESAVLTACGHSHERSSAGLRVSITYDNTMEEGARFIRVLREVLTELKEVMG; encoded by the coding sequence ATGATTTACTTCGACAATAGTGCCACGACAAAACCATATCCCGAAGTGTTAAATAGTTTCCAGCAAGTATCTGAACGATATTATGGAAATCCTTCTTCTATACATGCATTTGGAAGCGAGGCTGAAAGACTTCTTCAACAGTCGAAAAAGCAAGCTTCAGGGTTGCTTGGTATTCATGCTGATGAAGTTGTATTTACTTCCGGAGGAACAGAAGGCAACAACATGGCTATAAAGGGAATTGCTTTACAACACCAAAATCGTGGGAAGCATATTATTACTACGACGATTGAACACCCTTCCGTGTTGGAAGCTTGTCGTTCATTAGAGTCGCTTGGATTTGAGGTCACTTATCTTCCTGTTAACGGTGCTGGCCGTATTAGTGTTGAAGATGTTCAAGCAGCTATTCGAGAGGATACGATTTTAATTAGCGTTATGCACGTCAATAATGAGTTAGGGACGATTCAACCTATAGAAGAAATCGCAAATGTAGCTCGTCAACATCCGAAGCTTTACTTCCATGTAGATTATGTACAAGGACTAGGGAAAATTGACTTGGATCTATCGCGTATTGATTTATGCACCATGTCGAGCCATAAAGTCCATGGGTTAAAAGGAACGGGTATTCTTTATGTGAAGCGAAACACTTCTCTATTTCCATTGTTACATGGAGGAAGTCAAGAGGCCTCTTACCGGGCTGGGACAGAGAATCTTCCTGGCATTGTATCTATGGTTAAAGCACTCCGGATGACGAAGGAGAATCAAAAGCAAAAAGGGAAACACCTAAGAGAATTACACCAGCAGTTGTATGAAGAAATCTCTAAATTTGATGAAGTTGTTATGAATACACCTTCAGAAAGTGCTCCTCATATTGTGAATTTTTCCGTTCCCGGGTTTAAACCAGAGGTCGTTATTCATGCTTTGGGAGAACGGGGGATCTACATTTCTACTAAGTCAGCTTGTTCTTCTAAGCATGCAGATGAAAGTGCTGTTCTAACTGCATGCGGGCATTCACATGAACGGTCTTCGGCCGGTCTTCGTGTAAGTATCACGTATGATAATACCATGGAAGAAGGAGCTCGTTTTATACGAGTGCTTCGTGAAGTATTAACCGAATTAAAAGAAGTAATGGGGTAG